The proteins below are encoded in one region of Sphingobium yanoikuyae:
- a CDS encoding PDZ domain-containing protein produces MEAPRIDKTATSRLLIGLALCAALMSGAFFLHVRRDAEDHGSVSGASAQLLPGLTLENAEPAGTGLVVTSMESSGPAARAGIAVGDDLIRIDGTPIASLDQANAYLSQHGNAHLILGLRHQDAVRMVALDRSPD; encoded by the coding sequence ATGGAGGCCCCGCGCATAGACAAGACCGCAACCAGCCGCCTGCTGATCGGCCTGGCGCTGTGTGCGGCGTTGATGAGCGGCGCCTTCTTCCTGCATGTCCGCCGCGATGCGGAGGATCATGGCAGCGTGTCGGGCGCCAGCGCCCAATTGCTGCCCGGATTGACGCTGGAAAATGCAGAGCCGGCCGGCACGGGCCTGGTCGTCACCAGCATGGAATCGAGCGGCCCGGCAGCCCGCGCCGGCATCGCCGTGGGCGACGACCTCATCCGTATCGACGGCACGCCGATCGCCTCGCTGGACCAGGCCAATGCCTATCTCAGCCAGCATGGCAACGCCCATCTCATATTGGGCTTGCGGCATCA